Sequence from the Ammospiza nelsoni isolate bAmmNel1 chromosome 7, bAmmNel1.pri, whole genome shotgun sequence genome:
AGAAACTAAGTCTGAGCACTCTGACTGACAGGGGGTCAGTAAATAATCAGTGCCACCAGTTGTGTATCAATCTTTCCATCTTTTCATCTGAACAACTGAGCTTCTGTCAACCAACTCTAGAAAACTACCTTTTTAAAAGGCTTCACAATAATAAGAAACAAACTGAGCTTTTTTCCTAAGCTCAGTCCTGTATATTGTGGAAGTTCAGCAGTGTCCAGGGGAAGTGCAACCTCCTCATCCATTTGAAGAGGAATTATCAGCGAGAGCCCTCGGTGACCTACCCCaaaataaaagtgagagacaACACAGAGATATGACCATGATCACAGAACTCATATGGTAACTCCCCAAACTGCAGAAATCATTTAATCACAGCCCTCTccagaaaaaaagcagctcATGTTAAAGCACTATAAATCACATCCCACCCAAGAGTGGAATTTTCTAAGAGATTTGATGTAAATCACAAAAATGGGCAACACTGTGGTCAAGATTTATATGCCAACAGAAAGCTAAATAGAGCTTTATGCTATTTATTTCTGAGCTTCCAGccctcaattttttttaatttgttcttctTTCTTGAAGAAAGAAATTTCCCATGCCCAGGAGCTCACATGCCATGACAGAAAGTTCATGACCACAAAGAAAACCTTCCATTTATaccacagcttctctctcaggttttttatatcttttataAACACAAGTGAATTGCATATGAGCAGCAGAATAAGCAGggaaatgcttttatttcttaGAAGAGTTCAGAGGTGAACTCCTTAACATTGTGCAGGGACACCACAACAAAACTAAAAAGTTCTCCTGACTGCCTGCAACGTGTTGTATTACTCATGCAATTATTTCTGAAACAACAGATTACTTAAATCAAACTGGTGGGTAATTATCCTTGCCCTCTGAGTGAAATACCCTGCAAATATCCTATGGAGCCATCAACCAGCTCAGTGACATCTCACAGTAACACAGCTGTTGGGTAACGGGTGTACCAAGCACCTCACAAGAACcgagctctgccagctcccctACTGCTGACCCACACAAGTGGAAATATCTTGTAAGCTGAAACAGGATCAGCTGCCACCAGCAAAGGCTAGAATCTTCATGTCCAACTGCCTGATTGAAGTGGATTTTATCTATATTAATTCTACACTAACCTTTCCCCCTAACATGACACTACTGTGTTTGCTCAACTCCTCACCTGACAGGGTTTATCTAGTGGAAAACATCACCATTTGGGATCCATTTTAAAGGCTCTTTTCTTCTCCCACCCAAATATCCTCAATCTTTCAAAAGACCgttttatttttatctggaTTGTAATGAGATGCGACAGCcacaaattaattaaaaaaaaaaaaaaagaagaaaaaagtctcCTTTCTCTTGAGAGTCCCCAGTTGTCACTATTTTTAGTTCTGTACCTAAGAACACACCTGAGCAAGCACCAATTGGCCCCAGACTGCATTACACCATGCAGGGCAAGGGCAGAGCACCAAGCTGGTCCAGGAGCTCACACATCCCAAAAGCAGCTTCCAACCTCAAATtacagagcagctgaagggTCTACGGAGAAATCCTGCAGGGCTCAAGATCTTTGCCTTTAACTACTGCTGCGGACAAATTCCCTGTATTTAGGGTCACCTCTAGTGAAACCTGCTGGACTCTACACCACAGACATGGTGATGTGAGGAACCTACGGCCAGCTGGAtgtgagagctgctgcagagcaatGAACGTGTCAATGGCAGAGCCGGGCAGCTCTCAGGGAACCCGCACCCACCCCGTGCTGTGCACAGCCCGCTCCGGACGGGCAGCCGGACAGGCGGGGCGGGCAGCGCTGAGGGCTCAcccgggccgggcagggacAGGCCGAGGGACCCCGGGCACCCAGCCGGGGTTACGGTCACAGAGCACGGCGAGAGCCGGGACAGCGGCAAGGCAGCTGAGCCTGGACGCGCAGGAGCCGCTCGCCAGCACGAGGAGCGGTGAGCGAGGGCTCGGCTGTGCGCCTGAGCCTGACCCGAAGTGCGAGGCAGGGCCGCTGACAGCACGGGGGGCACAGACCCGGCCCCGGGCGGCGCAGCCCATGGGCTCGGGACCGACGGGAGCGCGGCCACGGCGGCGGCGAGAGAGGCCGCTGCTctcggcccggccccgctcgctGCCCTGCCCTcgctgcccagccctgccctgccctcgcTGCCCCGCCGAACCCACCCGCGGCCACAGCCCGGCCGAGCGCAGCCCCGCGCCCCGGCGGCGGCCCCCGCCGGGGAGCCCCGTGAGCGGCCCCGGCCGGTCCTTACCCCGCCGTCATCACCACGTTGTAGATAACGAGGTAGCCCGTGGCCAGCGCGCCCGGGCCCTTCCTGCGCCGCGCCTGCTGCCCGCCGTAGCCGTTGTCCGCCCggctcccgccgctcccggccgccGCCATCTCGCGGCTCCCGCGCCCCGCCCGCTGCCGGCGctcggcgggcgcggggcgggacTTCCCGCGCGCCGGGCGGGGACGGCTCCGCGCAGCCGCGGCAGCGCCCGCGCCCCTCACGCCGCGGGGCGGGCTCGGCCCGGGAGCTGCGGCCGTACCGCGGGGCAGGGAGCGGGACCCGGCCGGGGATCAGCGCCCTGAGCGCTCGGTTTTCAGGGCTGGTTCAAAACGCCCCTCTGCAGACAGGTGTCCCGTGTCCCTAGAGACGTTAACGGCGTTAGTTGGTACGGTTATTTATGGAATATCTCATAGGTTTTCATCACTTTTGTAATGTAGTTCAGAGGAGAGACGACTGAGAGGCGATCTCCATTAATGCACATAAATATCTCAAAGGCAGGTGCCAAGAGGTTGCTGCCAGGCTTTTCGGTGTGCCCAGCCACAGGACAGggagcaatggccataaactCATACAAGAGGTTTCGCCTCAGcatgaggaaaagctgctttacagtgtgccagggtggcagagcactggaacaggctgcccagcgAAGCCGTGGAgtttccctctctggagacattccaaacCCAGCCAGACAcgtccctgtgtcacctgctctggtgaccctgcctgggcaggggatTGGACAGGGTGATCTCCAGAGTCTCTTCCCACCCTACAATGCTGTGATGCTGTGTGAACGAGAAGTTGTAACTCATTTCCTGCTGAAGCTCCCTACAAGAGCAAAAGCCTGGAAAGCATTACTTTCCCAGCAAGAAACAGAACTGCCTTTCTGAACACCCAAAAcagaagaatttttattttttttctcccctacAGAAATTGTAAACACGTTGTGGAGTTACTTCTCCATTCCCATAAACATTTCTCGGTTTATTTCCTATGCATGTCGTGGTGCAGTCCCTTTATGAGCAGTGCAGAATAACAGCATAAGCCTCACTCCCCATCTCAGAAAATTCTGCTTCCATGTGAGTATTTTTGTGGCTTATAAATTCATGTGCATATCTCTTGCAGACAATAGGGCTCAAAAGGCAAGATGATTTATGAGAACTCAATTTTCAAACAGCTATGCTTTGGTGCAATATTTCaacaaatgtaaaaaattttagaaaaacaaatcattCATTATTCATGTATgcaagtaaagaaaaaaaaaaggcctctGTTTGCTAAGTCTGACAGTCACTGCAGAGGAGAGGAGTGTGCAGTCCCGTGCTGCTTTCCTTGTCAGCACAGGGAAATGGGGACCCAGTGACTGCACGCCACACATGCAATTAGCAAAGGTCTCCTCATCAAGCAGAAATGTGCACAGCATGCTTGGAAGGTTGGACAGTTTGGTCTTTAAGTAAATTAAGTTTCTGCAAATGCAGAAACACAAGTAGTGAAAAACAGCAGCCAGCCCCAAATTCTCCATTGTCTCCTGAGAAGACTGAATGTTATACAAAAGAAATACAAGGAGAATTAAGTGGCCCACCTCTGGCAGTTCCTGTGTCTTGCATAACCTCTGCTATTGGGGTTTCAGCCCTATGACACCCCAAGACTGGACTTCTGCAAACATTATACAAGCAAGGGAAGGTTTATAGAAAGAGATAATGCCTTTTATTAAACCACGGCTGGCAAAATGAGACAGAGTTTCAAGTACATAAAATATCTTTCTTCAGTGGAAATGGAATTCTATTcatcaaacaaagcaaaaaattcaAGGTCAAATACAGCTTGCAGTCAATTGTTCAGAGCTGAATCAGATGCATGTCACATAATTTTGGAAGTGGAGGTCATTGTTTCCTGCAGAATAGAATGGATGTTAATAGGAAGCTAGAGGGAGATGGTAAACCCCTTGGAATATCCTTGGGGCAAATGAAAAATAGGCAGGTTATAACCTGTGGAACACAAAAGGAGTAgtgaaggaggagagggaagggaagatcTGTGCAGGAACAGCAATTCTGAGTCTGTGGGCTTTGATACCCAGTGCACCCACAGACCttgctgtgcccacagggcagcccagcagagccagggctttTCCTGTTTCAGGCAGGTGCCTCCCTGCACTAGGACACCAGCAGTCACTGAACACAGCCAGGTACAGTCACTGAACAAAGCCAGTACAGTCACGAGACAGTGGGGCACACCTACTGAGATGGCTCTTGGAAGGGCTGAGGATTTGCTCAAGAAGCATGTTGCTACAAGCAGGGTGTTTGCACAATCTTTGCTTTAAGGAGAGTCTGCGTGGTCCTGCACGGCCTGTGGTGATGTGGGCTGCGTGACAGCAGAAGTCTGAATAAAGGCAGCACAAGCAGATTTGTGCTAATCTCTTTTAGAGTTTTTAGAAACATTGGTGTAAGTCAGTATCTACATTGAGtcttccctgatttttttctctcttcctcccacAGTCTTCCAGAACTCTATGTTTCCCCACCATATGGGAGTTCCCAACTGTGAAACAAGCCCAGAGCCACCCTGGTGCCCCATCCACATTCCCATGGAGGCCtgtggtgacactggggacGCGGCAGAGCACGAGGCCACGAGTGCCAGCCCCGGGCTgcagctggtggcactggggcagagcagcctccactcagcaccagccagggcaggagaagggcagcagcaccacagacATCAGGGAGGCTCTATTGTGGCCAcctgaggggcaggaggagaggccTGGCCAAGGTGGACGCGGTGACGCTGCAATAGAGCATACGAGGAGTGTGCTTTGTGGTAGTATTTATTTAGGAACCGTGAGTAACTACAGCCGTAGCGGTCTCATCTTTGCAATTCTGATGGTTTAACAAACAGGGAGAACATTAGCATATTTTTATTAAGGTATAAAATACACCCCGTTGcctaaaacattaaaaaaaaaaaaaagtgaggaaagCTCTGTATGCTCTAAATCAGATTCAAAACCTTTCTGTATAAGGAGTTGTGGCAATACTGTGTTTAGTATAACAAGAGGTTTTTATCAATTGAAAAGAAAGGCATGCTGGCAATCTGAACTTAGCAACAAAGAGTAAAGCAGTTACAAACCGTTGTGTCACCCACATTAGTTGAGCTTTGAATGCAGAAGAGCAAATCATATGAAACATACACAACTAGGTAATATCAAACAACCTAAGGTTGGTAATGTACACACCTGTATTAAAGTACACTGACTACTTAATGGTGAGGATTTAAggtaatgtcttttttttttttgaagaggTAACCTTTGAAATGCAAATGGTTGCACTTTGCACAcaaaaagtggaaaagaaaaagaatcacTTTTGGAATGATACATAGGTATAAGACACACTGGTTTTGGATTATGCATAATCACCTTGCAGCCTCTGATATTACCtctgaacaacaaaaaaaaaaaattaaaaagtgccAATACtgtgaaaggaaagcaaagttaCTAAGTCTGAGTGCGTTAAccatttctgagaaaaaaatggggtttggattttttttgttttttctgcgTTTTTAAAAAACGCAACAGCCTTACTGGTGCAGGTTCAAGACAAAAACAAGACAGTCAAGCTCATAAGGTAGAAATAGGTCCTATATAGGTTAAGATTCTTTGGAAATTGCTAAGAATAGAGGAGTTTGTAATCCAGGCTACTATCTTTTTGGCTACTCAAAAAATCTGTGGGAGTTTCCAGCTTATCATCAGTTGAAATCTGTTTTGCAATTGCCAAATAAATGCAAGTAAAACTTTAACTAACCTGGAATTCCATTCACAGACATGCACAGAGAAATCACCGATTGTGCAATAACCTGTTTTTTCACAGCAGCATATATATGAATCGTAAGTCTTTATCAGACTGaccagaaacacagaaaatattctcAGTCTTTGTGTTTTCAGTCTGTTTCTTAAGTAGGCAGCTGCAACTGCACTGAAGTGACAGGCTCCATAAGGGAAAGATGACAAAGTGGGATCAGCTGGCTAAAAGCAAGATCAGGAGTATCTCAGGAAGCCACCTGGATGTTTAATGCTTGCCAGAAATACAAGGGCACTAACAGCTCACTGTCAGAGGCAGTGAAAATGTTTGAAGTTTGGTCTGTGAGACTCTGCTTAAAGGAAACAAGAAATGAACCATGCCAACATACAAATTGCAATGCTGGCTGTGTCAAACCTTCCCTTAGAGAAGATGCAGCTCAGCCTATTCCTCAGCACTGGAGAGATTCACTGCATGTCTGGCCAACAATTCCTTTAAAGTAGATCTTGAGGAGCCAACTTAGCTGCGGTTTTGGCTGAGAAAAGTGATGGCAAAGAGCAATGAGCTCAGTAAATAGactatttttctttaagatGTTCAGAATATAACTTAGTTTCCATACATGTGATTTTAAAAGTAGCTTGGGCAACTTAGTTGATGGCTTGCTTAAAGTCAATCCAATCATGCTAGCAACTTAAAAAGCCTGCTGGTTGGAAATAATGCCCATACATAAAGCTAACAGGTATCAACTGATCATGCTGAAAAAACAACCCCCCAAAGACCTACGTTTCACACAAGGTGCTTTTGATAACTTGGTTTTCTGAGCCTTATAAGGAGagtctttaaatatattttattttagcctTGTTTcattcttcctcctcttcaccttcttctccttctccctctccttctgcCATTGTTTCCACAAGGAGCTCTGCGGTGCACGTGGCTTCCCCAAGGCTGTTAACAGCTTTGCAGGTGTATTTGGCATCATCGTCCCCACACACTTCAGAAATAGTCAAAGAACAGTTCCCTTCCTCGTCGTAATCTATCTGGAAGTGACGGGACTCCTTGACAGGCTGATCGTCCTTGAACCACATCACCTCAGGGTCGGGATAGCCTGCgagagcagagagagaacaGCACTGCAATGAACGAGCATTAACTCAGCACTAATTACCTCGCGCTCTAATTCCCGTGTGGGGACGTGCCTATGTGTTGATAGACAAATATTTCATTGACTTctatggaaaataaatgtagaTGATGTGAGGCTTTTTTACTTCACATTTACCTGAAACTGTTTTTTACAAATAGCAAAAACTTCTCGTGAGCACTGCGGTACTCGCTGGATTCCTCCTtccagtccctgagcagtgCTTGCAGACAGTGTTTTGTGTGCTGTAGCCATCAGCCAGCAGGGAACTCCTGACAGTGCATCTGAGGCTCACGTTACACTGCAGCTTCTCCGGAGACAACAGCTCCCAGCACCGAGATTTATAATTTCAAGGGTAAACTGGTTTGGGTTTACAATTTAATACCTTTCTCATGTTGCTTTGCTATGCTTATTCTGAATCTTCCTCTTCTTAATCTGCTCCTTAAAATCCAGCCTGTCTTGAACATTGCACTCCCTTTCTCTGTATTTGTTAGGGTAAGTGAGGAAGTCtaagaaaagcattttgattGTGCATCTCAAGAGGAGTTTCAGAGCCCTTTGTGAAGCAAATGGCTCTGCTAAGCCTCGGAGCAGGCTGTACAACGCCTGCTGCAGAACAATCCCTTATACAGTACTCTTGGCTGCTGTAACAAATTGAAGGTTTGTGATCTCAGCCAAGTTCTGGACTGGGAGGGGAGGATAAGTCCCAGGGGAGAATAACTCCCCACTGAGCAGAAATAAAGTGCAGGAATCCCTAAAGCAGAGTGAACATTGCAGCAATACACTGCAAAGTTTGGAACATCAGCCGTGGTACATCCATCTGTTTTATTCCACGTAGTACTTGTGCACGTACCCCCCACAGTGAGCACCCATCAGCAATAATAATCCATCCTCACATCTCCACTGTGAGATAGGAAACCCAGGCAGGGAAAGATTGAGAGCAGAGGAGCAAGCAGAAAGTCGATGAGGCAGTTTCTGATTTCCTCATTTTAAGATTATAAATTTACTTGCACGCATGCAGGATGGTACTGACCCCACCCATTTTGTTTTCACAGCTCTTCTTTCTGAATTTCTAGTTTCTGTTCACAGCTGAGACACACAAGGTTCAATCTCATTGCAGAAGTGCCAGTGCTCTTGGCCTTCAGACTCTTGGGCTGATCATGCTCACACTCCTTATGTGTCTTCTCATTATACTTTGCATATTCCAGTCTGAGGTTTCTTTCCTGAACTCATAAGTTAGAAACCCCCAAGCAACAGAACAGTATTTTCTAGATGTGATTTATGTGACCAGCACAAGAATACTATCTTTACTTCTTATGCATATGCAGTTAGGGACTTTTTTGCCTTTAATGAAATGTATGTATGGCTTAAAGTTATCTTGAGGTGACCTGATCTGGTCTGTCCTTTCAGACAACTGACCTCCTACTAATTCTTGGTGTCTGGCTGGCACTCTCTAAGAGTATACTATTGGAATTTATGCTTCTACTTTGCATCTTGCTCTTACTGTTCCCTCAAAAATCAAATTATAGTTCTCACTTGCTATTCTTAATTAGTGATTCACACGTGGACTCCTGGAGACTTCTGTTCTAAGGCAAGTACAGAACAAGCtccaaataatttctgttattGCAACACATTTGTGCGGATACTGGTAAAGTGAAATGGCACCAACTCAACAATaatacagaagtaaaaattgaaaaagtaaaacaattACCCAGTGCAGAAAGTTGacaaggaagaagagaaagaaatagacATGCTTATTCAAATACCTTCAATTTTGCAGTCAAATCTAGCAGCACTTCCTTCCACAACTTCCAAGTCAAGGATTTTTTTAGTAAAATATGGCTTTACATGGGGCCTGTCTTCAGCTTCTTCGAGGAAAGCATCTGGAGGAGAGCAAAGAGGTAGTGAACAATATTACAGGGCATATTCTCAAAAGatgtattttagtttttaattacCAGATGGTAATGAAAGCACCTTTTATTTCACTTAATTCTGTCAGACTAACGGGACAGCAAGGACGTTGGCTGCTTAGCTTTGTGCCAATCTtttgcagctggaaaaggattcAGGccataaatagaaaaaaaaaggatgttcAAGGCCAATGCTGCAAATCCTCAGTATTTTTCCCTTGAATTTGTTTCTAACCAAAGCTGGACTTTTGCTAGGCAGAGGGATAAACGAGCCCCACTTGTATCAGGCCCACGGTCTATGTGGATTTGTCAAAATTGCTTGATTTTTATCAGTGTCAAACATTTGCACTGCTGAACTGTAACATCTGACTGTTACACACCACTAATTCACATTTCATCTGGGGACCTATGGGAGTAACATAGACATTTCCTTAAATGCCCTGTCTGAGGAGCATGGTTAGGGCAGGGTGTGTGCCATGGTTACAGCAAGTGTTAATACTTCATTGCTTGCTTGCATGAGAAGGCAATACATCACTGTCATCTTTGTATAAACATGCATTCCCAAACCCAGAGAAAGTGCAGCTGACAAACCTGCCTTAATTCTTtggctttaaaaagaaaagggtttACTGCCTGGGCTTATACTGTGACATTTAGACTAGCAGGACAATATAAGGACAGTGAATTTTTGacagatttctttaaaaaataggaagataaaaaaag
This genomic interval carries:
- the MYLK gene encoding myosin light chain kinase, smooth muscle isoform X2; translation: MAMISGMSGRKASGSSPTSPINADKADNEDAFLEEAEDRPHVKPYFTKKILDLEVVEGSAARFDCKIEGYPDPEVMWFKDDQPVKESRHFQIDYDEEGNCSLTISEVCGDDDAKYTCKAVNSLGEATCTAELLVETMAEGEGEGEEGEEEEE